Proteins from one Sphingobacteriaceae bacterium genomic window:
- a CDS encoding 7-carboxy-7-deazaguanine synthase QueE, protein MEMFYTIQGEGYHTGKPAFFIRIGGCDIGCHWCDVKESWNANLHPLTQVNDIVNEVSKSSANSVVITGGEPLIYNLEMLTKTLKSKNIATFIETSGAYPITGQWDWICLSPKKNSPPLEENYQYAGELKVIVHNKNDLAWAQQHAVKVKKETLLYLQPEWSKREEILPAIIDFVKSNPLWRISIQSHKYINIP, encoded by the coding sequence ATGGAAATGTTTTATACCATCCAGGGCGAAGGTTACCATACCGGTAAACCTGCCTTTTTTATTCGCATTGGAGGTTGCGATATCGGTTGCCATTGGTGCGATGTAAAAGAAAGCTGGAATGCCAATCTACATCCCTTAACCCAAGTAAATGACATAGTAAATGAAGTTTCGAAAAGCAGTGCAAACAGCGTGGTAATTACCGGTGGAGAACCTCTAATATACAATCTGGAAATGCTAACTAAAACTTTGAAAAGCAAAAACATTGCCACGTTTATTGAAACCTCTGGAGCTTATCCGATTACCGGACAATGGGATTGGATTTGTCTGTCGCCCAAAAAAAACTCGCCGCCTCTTGAAGAGAATTACCAATATGCAGGTGAACTGAAAGTGATTGTACATAATAAAAATGATTTAGCTTGGGCCCAGCAACATGCAGTAAAGGTTAAAAAAGAAACCTTGCTATACTTGCAACCCGAATGGAGTAAAAGAGAAGAGATACTTCCGGCAATAATTGATTTCGTAAAATCCAATCCGTTATGGAGAATTTCCATTCAATCCCATAAATACATCAATATTCCTTAA
- a CDS encoding transcriptional regulator yields MKVEIINSKTQYEKALKRFEEIFLAKSNSKEGKEAQLLALVIKDYEDKHFVMESPDPVEVIKYRMEEMNLTKSELGKILGYSTRVSDILSKERKLTLKMIRNLHNKLNIPYETLVQAY; encoded by the coding sequence ATGAAAGTAGAAATTATCAATAGCAAAACTCAGTATGAGAAGGCTTTAAAGAGATTTGAAGAAATATTTCTCGCAAAGTCAAACAGTAAAGAAGGAAAGGAAGCTCAGCTCCTGGCTTTGGTCATAAAAGATTATGAAGACAAGCACTTTGTTATGGAATCACCGGATCCTGTAGAAGTAATTAAATATCGCATGGAAGAAATGAATCTAACAAAATCGGAGCTTGGCAAGATACTTGGATATAGCACACGCGTAAGCGATATTTTAAGTAAGGAAAGAAAATTGACTTTAAAAATGATAAGGAATCTTCACAACAAACTGAATATCCCTTATGAAACTCTTGTTCAAGCCTATTGA
- the era gene encoding GTPase Era, producing MHRAGFVNIIGCPNVGKSTLMNALVGERLSIITSKAQTTRHRIMGIVSGEDYQIVFSDTPGIIKPLYKLQEKMMQFVVSAFTDADLFLLITDVFEDIQLDENYLAKLQKSNTPVLLLINKMDAVNQQKVLEKIVEWQTKLPRAEIIPISALEKFNLDKVMQRIIEMLPPGEAFYDKNEFTDKPERFFVSEIIREKILLNYKKEIPYSVEIVVNSFKEDEKIIRIQADIITERDTQKGIIIGNKGEALKKTGMLARKELEAFFKKQIHIELFVKVDKDWRSNDKRLKNYGY from the coding sequence ATACATAGAGCCGGTTTCGTTAATATTATCGGTTGTCCCAATGTGGGAAAATCTACTTTGATGAATGCCCTGGTAGGAGAGCGACTCAGCATCATCACCTCTAAAGCGCAAACAACCCGTCACCGAATTATGGGTATTGTTAGCGGAGAGGATTATCAAATTGTTTTTTCGGATACACCGGGCATCATCAAACCGCTATACAAACTGCAGGAAAAAATGATGCAATTTGTGGTTTCTGCTTTTACGGATGCCGATTTATTTTTGCTCATTACCGATGTGTTTGAAGATATTCAGTTGGATGAGAATTATCTGGCTAAACTTCAAAAATCTAACACCCCTGTTTTATTACTCATTAATAAAATGGATGCGGTAAATCAGCAAAAAGTATTAGAAAAAATTGTGGAATGGCAAACTAAACTTCCAAGAGCAGAAATTATTCCCATTTCGGCACTCGAAAAGTTTAATCTGGATAAAGTGATGCAACGCATCATCGAAATGCTACCTCCGGGCGAAGCTTTTTACGATAAAAATGAATTTACGGATAAACCGGAACGTTTTTTTGTAAGTGAAATTATACGGGAGAAAATTTTACTGAACTACAAAAAAGAAATTCCCTATAGCGTAGAAATTGTAGTAAACTCCTTTAAGGAAGATGAAAAAATAATTCGCATTCAAGCAGATATTATTACGGAACGCGATACACAAAAGGGAATTATTATTGGTAATAAAGGCGAGGCTCTGAAGAAAACCGGTATGCTGGCCCGAAAAGAATTAGAAGCTTTCTTCAAAAAACAAATTCACATTGAATTATTTGTTAAAGTTGACAAAGATTGGCGCAGTAACGACAAAAGATTGAAAAATTACGGGTATTAA
- a CDS encoding dephospho-CoA kinase: protein MIVGLTGGIGSGKSTVLKVFEVLGYCVFKSDEAAKAVYFLEDVKKQVCDLLGREVYRTNNEIDRKLIGEKIFNNPELLSKLNAIIHPRVNLKFKEFIEKNKNQLIIIESALLFEAGINNQVDKTIAVIAPDEIRIKRIIDRDGLDKSTIQKRIAQQMNQEEKKNLSDFHILNDDLNPVLPQILEIHERILKIKNAGI, encoded by the coding sequence ATGATAGTAGGATTAACAGGTGGAATTGGAAGCGGTAAAAGCACCGTACTTAAAGTATTTGAAGTGCTTGGTTATTGCGTTTTTAAAAGTGATGAAGCGGCTAAAGCAGTTTACTTTTTAGAAGATGTGAAAAAACAAGTTTGTGATTTATTAGGTAGAGAAGTTTATCGAACAAATAATGAAATAGACCGGAAATTAATTGGAGAAAAAATATTTAATAATCCTGAACTGTTAAGTAAATTAAATGCAATCATACATCCACGTGTAAATTTAAAGTTCAAAGAATTTATTGAAAAAAATAAAAATCAACTCATTATAATTGAATCGGCTTTGTTGTTTGAAGCGGGTATTAACAATCAAGTGGATAAAACAATTGCAGTAATTGCACCCGATGAAATACGAATTAAACGAATAATTGACAGAGATGGATTAGATAAAAGTACTATTCAAAAAAGGATAGCACAACAAATGAATCAAGAAGAGAAAAAAAACTTATCCGACTTTCATATTCTAAATGATGATTTAAATCCGGTATTACCTCAAATTCTGGAAATTCATGAACGAATTTTAAAAATCAAAAACGCTGGAATATAA
- a CDS encoding nitronate monooxygenase: MKKNRIIELFGIEKPIIQAGMIWCSGWELASAVSNAGGLGIIGSGSMYPEVLRTHILKCKAATQKPFAVNVPLLYPDIEQLIEIIVAEKVPIVFTSAGSPKTWTKHLQEKGIKVVHVVSAVKFAVKCEEAGVDAVVAEGFEAGGHNGREETTTMVLIPQVRDKIKLPLIAAGGIANGRQMAAAFALGAEAVQVGSRFVASEESSAHINFKNAVIQAEEGATQLALKQLTPVRLMKNKFYKEVEEAERRGAGGEELKNILGRARAKKGMFEGDLEEGELEIGQVCNALKEIKPAATIVNELMNEYEETLKNLCG; encoded by the coding sequence ATGAAAAAAAACAGAATAATTGAATTATTTGGCATTGAAAAACCCATTATTCAAGCAGGTATGATTTGGTGCAGTGGCTGGGAATTGGCTAGTGCAGTGAGCAATGCCGGAGGATTGGGTATTATAGGAAGTGGCAGTATGTACCCGGAAGTTCTAAGGACCCATATCCTAAAATGCAAGGCAGCCACTCAAAAGCCTTTTGCGGTAAATGTGCCGCTTTTGTACCCCGATATTGAACAATTAATTGAAATTATTGTAGCCGAAAAAGTACCTATAGTTTTTACGAGTGCCGGAAGTCCAAAAACATGGACCAAACATTTACAAGAAAAAGGAATTAAGGTGGTGCATGTGGTGAGTGCAGTTAAGTTTGCCGTAAAATGTGAAGAGGCTGGGGTAGATGCTGTAGTGGCCGAAGGATTTGAGGCCGGGGGACATAACGGCAGGGAAGAGACCACTACCATGGTTTTAATTCCGCAAGTAAGAGATAAAATAAAACTGCCTTTAATTGCGGCCGGAGGAATAGCTAACGGTCGGCAGATGGCAGCTGCTTTTGCATTAGGAGCTGAAGCAGTACAGGTAGGAAGCCGTTTTGTAGCAAGTGAAGAGAGTAGTGCGCACATTAATTTTAAAAATGCAGTAATACAGGCCGAAGAAGGCGCCACGCAATTGGCTTTAAAACAATTAACGCCGGTACGATTAATGAAAAATAAATTTTATAAAGAGGTTGAAGAAGCGGAGCGAAGAGGAGCGGGTGGAGAAGAATTAAAAAATATTTTAGGAAGAGCCAGAGCTAAAAAAGGCATGTTTGAGGGCGATTTAGAAGAAGGCGAATTGGAAATAGGGCAGGTGTGTAATGCATTGAAAGAAATAAAACCTGCAGCAACGATTGTGAATGAGTTGATGAATGAGTATGAGGAGACGCTGAAGAATTTGTGTGGGTGA
- a CDS encoding type II toxin-antitoxin system HigB family toxin: MNIYNKSTVTEACKKHRNAKLALEIWYEEVLTKKWKTPNQIKQEYRGNVSILKNSRAVFNIKGNDFRLVAEINYENEWVFIKFIGTHSEYDKIDANTINLFQAKSHKKTK; encoded by the coding sequence ATGAATATTTACAACAAAAGCACTGTGACAGAGGCCTGTAAAAAGCATAGGAATGCCAAATTAGCATTAGAAATATGGTATGAAGAAGTTTTAACTAAAAAATGGAAAACACCAAATCAAATAAAACAAGAATACCGCGGAAATGTTAGTATACTAAAAAACAGCCGCGCAGTTTTTAACATTAAGGGAAATGATTTTAGGCTAGTTGCAGAAATCAATTATGAGAATGAATGGGTGTTCATTAAGTTTATTGGAACACATTCAGAGTATGATAAAATAGATGCAAACACTATAAATCTTTTTCAAGCAAAATCACATAAGAAAACAAAATAA
- a CDS encoding DUF1573 domain-containing protein produces MKNILILLSLSFIFSCTEKKENKTGTDLINNSASATDNVKIDLPEIKFEEEEFDFGKITQGERVEHSFKFKNIGAKNLVISGANGSCGCTIADWPKEPIASGAEGKIEVVFNSEGKSGFQEKTITIVTNCEPATRILRIKTEIIVAETAK; encoded by the coding sequence ATGAAAAATATTTTAATACTCCTTAGCTTAAGTTTTATTTTTTCCTGCACGGAAAAAAAGGAAAACAAAACAGGAACCGATCTGATTAATAATAGTGCTAGTGCTACTGATAATGTAAAAATTGATTTACCTGAAATAAAATTCGAAGAAGAAGAATTTGACTTTGGGAAAATAACACAAGGCGAACGTGTGGAGCATAGCTTTAAATTTAAAAACATCGGCGCTAAAAACCTTGTTATTTCTGGCGCAAACGGAAGTTGCGGTTGCACCATTGCCGATTGGCCGAAAGAACCAATAGCAAGTGGCGCTGAAGGTAAAATTGAAGTGGTGTTCAACAGCGAAGGCAAAAGTGGTTTTCAGGAAAAAACCATTACTATTGTAACTAATTGTGAACCGGCAACAAGAATATTGAGAATAAAAACAGAAATAATCGTGGCGGAAACAGCCAAATAA
- a CDS encoding tetratricopeptide repeat protein gives MKSFIRLRTLVFLLSSCIMMHSQTRTLDSLKNLLSQNINDTTKLNVYISLCDEWGMVLPDSIQPALQKAMRIINSKPKTLNKIENYTYEKAYAALLNAKGFCFDQLGETDSAYHYYNKSFDLFKKLKLQNEVAYTLVNIGNLSRDKGDFVLALEKYNEGLKYAEESQNKKSISYCLNNIGLVHHYRGELHEALTYYQKALKLREEVGYLPDISQSYNNVGAIYKNQGIIEKALEYYNKALKIDEKVKNIESMAGTINNIAMIYYGQGDGNNAIDYMQKALKYFELLHDERGISLIYSNLGHVHMSLMKFDKAMYYFKKCLNQRNALQDKRGVASSYSNIGTLFSKINQTDSAYFYHYKSLELRRLMQDQRGVAESQNLLAKILLEQNKLLIASRYCDSSLNISIIIQDPNSLKDAYSIQYRIDSAFGNYKEAFSSFKKFITFRDSLKNDSHRKAGIKNQLKYDFEKKEMLLVEQNLKEKAIAEEKQRSQQYIIMGVSAILVLVLVFAVYIFKILGITRKQKDIIQTHQNEILDSIHYARRIQMAQIPSEKQIATYLKKSNKK, from the coding sequence ATGAAAAGTTTTATAAGACTCAGAACATTGGTATTTCTTTTGTCGAGTTGCATAATGATGCATTCACAAACAAGAACCTTAGATTCTTTAAAGAATCTATTATCTCAAAACATAAATGACACCACTAAACTTAATGTTTATATTTCGCTTTGTGATGAATGGGGTATGGTTCTTCCCGACTCAATTCAGCCGGCTTTGCAAAAAGCCATGCGTATTATAAATTCTAAACCAAAAACATTAAATAAAATTGAAAATTACACTTATGAAAAAGCATACGCCGCTTTATTAAATGCGAAAGGCTTTTGTTTTGATCAGTTGGGAGAAACGGATAGTGCTTATCATTATTATAACAAAAGTTTTGATTTGTTCAAAAAATTAAAACTGCAGAACGAAGTTGCTTATACTTTAGTTAATATTGGTAATTTATCAAGAGATAAAGGTGATTTTGTTTTGGCGCTTGAAAAATATAATGAAGGTTTAAAATATGCAGAAGAATCACAAAATAAAAAATCAATTTCATATTGTCTTAATAACATAGGTCTTGTTCATCATTACCGAGGTGAGTTGCATGAAGCTTTAACATATTATCAGAAAGCGCTTAAATTAAGAGAAGAGGTTGGCTATTTACCTGATATATCACAATCCTATAACAATGTAGGAGCGATTTATAAAAATCAAGGGATTATAGAAAAAGCACTGGAATACTATAACAAGGCATTAAAAATCGACGAAAAGGTGAAAAACATAGAATCAATGGCAGGAACTATAAACAATATCGCCATGATTTATTATGGACAGGGAGATGGTAATAATGCAATTGATTATATGCAAAAAGCCTTAAAATATTTTGAATTACTGCATGATGAAAGGGGAATTTCACTCATTTATTCAAATTTAGGCCACGTCCACATGTCGTTAATGAAGTTTGATAAAGCCATGTATTATTTTAAAAAATGTTTAAACCAGCGTAACGCGCTTCAGGATAAAAGAGGTGTAGCATCAAGTTATAGTAACATTGGCACGTTATTTTCAAAAATAAATCAAACTGATAGTGCCTATTTTTATCATTATAAAAGTTTAGAGTTACGCAGATTAATGCAAGATCAGAGAGGTGTGGCAGAATCGCAAAATCTCCTTGCTAAGATCCTTTTAGAACAAAATAAACTGCTTATTGCTTCCCGTTATTGTGACAGCTCACTAAATATTTCAATTATAATACAAGATCCAAACAGTTTAAAAGATGCGTACTCAATTCAGTACCGCATAGATTCAGCATTCGGCAATTATAAAGAGGCGTTTTCATCCTTTAAAAAATTTATTACTTTCAGAGATAGTTTAAAAAACGATTCGCATCGCAAAGCGGGGATAAAAAATCAGTTGAAATATGACTTTGAGAAAAAGGAAATGTTATTGGTTGAACAAAACCTAAAAGAAAAAGCCATTGCCGAAGAAAAACAACGAAGTCAGCAATATATAATAATGGGCGTCAGCGCCATTTTAGTACTTGTGCTTGTTTTTGCCGTATATATTTTTAAAATATTGGGAATAACCAGGAAGCAGAAAGATATCATTCAGACACATCAAAATGAAATCTTAGATAGTATACATTATGCAAGGCGAATACAAATGGCTCAAATCCCAAGTGAAAAACAAATCGCTACTTATTTAAAGAAGTCAAATAAAAAATAA
- a CDS encoding YbbR-like domain-containing protein, which translates to MNNLSKNIFNFKKPGKTTAFFLCLLAATFLWFLKSLNTYYIYNINIPVVFKNLPSDRKPLSHIPDELNIEIKASGLKLFFILLNKPFKTLELDLKKVNSRNSNIPIAINTSNLKKILKFEATVRHINPDTLYFASYNTKKRNVPIKFSGKIDCKQGFGYHLEQLNPAFVSISGDSLSVYNTDTIFTQYYNITNLNSSFQKELKLQTPAGNLFMSANTVTIECKVEKLIEHNLKLEVIPDQLPEGLKAEYLFPKFINVKFTSLQNQFDLADTSLFTARVNASELKNKKGYVYLSRQPKNVSILQIKPENVEIILLKK; encoded by the coding sequence TTGAATAATTTGTCAAAAAACATATTTAATTTTAAAAAGCCGGGTAAAACCACGGCTTTTTTTCTTTGTTTATTGGCCGCTACTTTTTTGTGGTTTTTGAAATCACTAAACACGTATTATATTTATAATATTAATATACCGGTTGTTTTTAAAAACTTACCTTCCGATAGAAAACCTTTAAGCCATATACCGGACGAGTTAAATATTGAAATTAAAGCGAGTGGCTTAAAATTATTTTTCATTTTATTAAATAAACCATTTAAGACACTTGAACTTGATTTAAAAAAGGTAAATAGTAGGAATAGCAATATTCCCATCGCCATCAACACTTCAAATCTTAAAAAAATATTAAAGTTTGAAGCAACAGTACGGCATATTAATCCCGATACCTTGTATTTTGCCTCTTACAATACAAAAAAAAGAAACGTACCCATTAAGTTTTCGGGCAAGATTGATTGCAAACAGGGATTTGGATATCATTTGGAACAATTAAATCCGGCATTTGTGAGTATCAGCGGCGATAGCCTTTCCGTTTATAATACAGATACGATTTTTACTCAATACTACAACATCACTAACCTCAACAGTTCTTTTCAAAAAGAATTAAAACTACAAACACCTGCCGGTAATTTATTTATGAGTGCCAATACGGTAACTATTGAATGTAAGGTTGAAAAGTTAATTGAACACAATCTTAAGTTAGAAGTCATTCCTGATCAGCTTCCCGAGGGATTAAAAGCAGAATACCTTTTTCCCAAATTCATAAATGTCAAATTTACGAGTTTGCAAAATCAATTTGATTTAGCAGATACTTCACTTTTTACAGCACGAGTAAATGCTTCTGAATTGAAAAATAAAAAAGGATACGTTTATTTAAGTCGTCAGCCTAAAAATGTCTCTATTCTTCAAATAAAACCCGAAAACGTTGAAATTATACTTTTAAAAAAATGA
- the yajC gene encoding preprotein translocase subunit YajC, translating into MNLNLILMAGQQGQGGLMSFLPLVAIVVVFYFFMIRPQMKKAKEQKKYIEGLKKGDKILTIGGIYGKVSEVNEDGTIIMEVEDGTKMKVSKNAVSNEASISLNRN; encoded by the coding sequence ATGAACTTAAATTTGATTTTGATGGCCGGACAACAAGGCCAGGGCGGATTGATGTCTTTTCTTCCATTAGTAGCAATTGTTGTAGTATTCTATTTTTTCATGATTAGACCGCAAATGAAAAAGGCAAAGGAGCAAAAAAAATATATTGAAGGATTAAAAAAAGGTGATAAAATCTTAACCATAGGTGGCATTTACGGCAAAGTATCGGAAGTAAATGAAGACGGTACAATTATAATGGAAGTAGAAGATGGCACAAAAATGAAAGTTTCTAAAAATGCTGTTTCAAATGAAGCATCTATATCATTAAACAGAAACTAA
- a CDS encoding caspase family protein — protein sequence MFSTGGQFKKLSLLLCVLFLGLKIEGQENKYSSVYFYRSDIILCNSLSFDIILNETRIHTLKPAGSLEYNMYSTGKLLVYVRNTISDNVGTASIMIEPHKKYYVRIGCSLYGIYLSVNEPYAISDWERAKKKYSAIYEDTDHPIIRKNHKDANFPDEDMVFKNDTIKQIVYVNGNKKYEFKRKSDVDQDIPITNGVNKNTFALIIGNEDYTSFQTELKSESNVPFARNDASAFKEYAIKTFGVPEKNITFLLDATYGQISQAIHKLNLLAKNTGGQAKLILYYAGHGMPEEKSKEPYLIPVDISGANVNYGIKLSDCFEKLSEFPSKQIFVILDACFTGGARNDGLIAGRSITVKPKEQTLKGNMVVLSSSSGNQSSLSYKEMEHGMFTYYLLKKLKESKGETSLKELFDYLGKHVPVESLLLNNKEQNPHVQASPESKLIWQQWKLK from the coding sequence ATGTTCAGCACTGGCGGTCAATTCAAGAAATTATCTCTTCTATTGTGCGTATTATTTCTTGGACTGAAAATTGAAGGTCAGGAAAATAAATACTCTTCAGTTTATTTTTACCGTAGTGATATTATCTTATGCAACTCCCTGAGTTTCGATATTATTTTAAATGAAACCCGAATTCACACTTTAAAACCGGCCGGTTCGCTCGAATACAACATGTACAGCACAGGAAAACTGCTTGTTTATGTGCGAAACACCATAAGTGATAATGTGGGAACCGCTTCTATAATGATAGAGCCTCATAAAAAATATTATGTTCGCATAGGTTGCAGTCTATACGGCATTTATCTGTCGGTTAACGAACCCTATGCAATTTCTGATTGGGAAAGGGCTAAAAAGAAATATAGCGCTATTTATGAGGACACAGATCACCCCATCATCCGTAAAAATCATAAAGACGCAAACTTTCCTGATGAAGATATGGTGTTTAAGAACGATACCATCAAACAAATTGTTTATGTAAATGGGAATAAAAAATATGAATTCAAACGCAAATCTGATGTTGATCAAGATATTCCTATCACTAACGGGGTAAATAAAAATACATTTGCTCTGATCATTGGGAATGAAGATTACACCTCTTTTCAAACAGAATTAAAATCGGAATCCAATGTGCCTTTTGCTCGTAATGATGCTTCTGCTTTTAAAGAATATGCAATAAAAACTTTTGGGGTTCCTGAAAAAAATATTACTTTTTTATTGGATGCTACATACGGTCAGATTAGTCAGGCTATCCATAAATTAAATTTGTTGGCCAAAAATACCGGCGGACAAGCTAAACTTATTCTGTATTATGCCGGACACGGTATGCCCGAGGAAAAAAGTAAAGAACCTTATCTGATTCCTGTTGATATTAGTGGCGCTAATGTTAATTACGGAATTAAATTAAGTGACTGTTTTGAAAAATTAAGTGAGTTTCCCAGTAAACAAATATTTGTAATATTAGACGCGTGCTTTACCGGTGGTGCGCGCAATGATGGATTGATTGCCGGAAGAAGTATAACCGTAAAACCGAAAGAGCAAACTTTAAAAGGAAATATGGTAGTTTTATCTTCCAGTAGTGGAAATCAATCTTCATTAAGTTATAAGGAGATGGAGCATGGGATGTTCACCTACTATTTATTAAAGAAACTCAAAGAAAGTAAAGGCGAAACAAGTTTAAAAGAACTCTTTGATTATTTAGGAAAACATGTCCCTGTAGAAAGTTTGCTTTTAAATAACAAAGAACAAAATCCGCATGTGCAGGCAAGTCCGGAATCGAAATTAATTTGGCAACAATGGAAACTGAAATAA